One genomic region from Cardiobacteriaceae bacterium TAE3-ERU3 encodes:
- the mnmG gene encoding tRNA uridine-5-carboxymethylaminomethyl(34) synthesis enzyme MnmG produces the protein MKYPQQYQVIVVGGGHAGVEAACAAARMGARTLLLTHNIETIGQMSCNPAIGGIGKGHLVKEVDALGGLMAKAADLSGIQWRILNSRKGPAVRATRAQADRILYKAAIRNMVEHQANLDVFQSPVTDVILDGEQVCGVKTQHQIDFYADTVVLTAGTFLGGKIHVGLNNFAGGRAGDPPSNELSARLRDLPFDVNRLKTGTPPRIDARSVDYSVLAEQPGDEPMPVFSFLGNVSQHPRQISCYITHTNEKAHDVIRKYLDQSPMYTGVIDASGPRYCPSIEDKVMRFTDKSSHQVFIEPESLTTNELYPNGVSTSLPFAAQIEYIQAMKGLEKAFITRPGYAIEYDFFNPQGLYHHLETKTIRNLFFAGQINGTTGYEEAAAQGLLAGINAALRVQQRDPWYPQREQAYIGVLVDDLVTQGTSEPYRMFTSRAEYRLLLREDNADARLTAIGHELGVVGEEHYRAFSEKMEAIEREQGRLAQTLVRPTQLPELKQPVHAIELLKRPEIDYATLAALPEFDAPELDPAVIEQIDIHAKYAGYIARQQDDVAKMRGQREQALPTPFDYLAVRGLSSEVAEKLQRIQPISMDQAARIPGVTPAALSLLHIYLKKHHINTRESIS, from the coding sequence CCAGCAATCGGCGGTATAGGTAAAGGACATCTGGTCAAAGAAGTCGATGCTCTTGGTGGTCTGATGGCTAAAGCTGCTGATTTATCTGGCATTCAGTGGCGCATTCTCAATAGCCGCAAAGGTCCGGCTGTACGTGCAACTCGGGCTCAGGCTGACCGTATTCTTTACAAAGCGGCTATCCGCAATATGGTCGAACACCAAGCCAATCTCGATGTTTTCCAGTCGCCGGTTACAGACGTCATTCTTGATGGCGAGCAGGTCTGCGGCGTCAAAACACAGCATCAAATTGATTTTTACGCTGATACTGTGGTGCTCACAGCCGGTACTTTTCTCGGTGGCAAGATCCATGTTGGCCTGAACAATTTTGCAGGTGGTCGCGCTGGTGATCCTCCATCAAATGAGCTGTCTGCACGTCTGCGTGACTTACCGTTTGATGTTAATCGCCTGAAAACCGGTACGCCTCCTCGTATTGATGCACGCTCAGTTGACTATAGTGTGCTTGCCGAACAGCCCGGCGATGAACCGATGCCAGTATTTTCATTCCTTGGTAACGTCAGCCAGCACCCACGGCAAATATCGTGCTATATCACGCACACCAATGAAAAAGCGCACGACGTCATCCGTAAATACCTCGACCAATCGCCCATGTACACTGGTGTTATTGATGCCAGTGGGCCACGCTACTGCCCTTCGATTGAAGACAAAGTCATGCGCTTTACCGATAAAAGCAGCCATCAGGTCTTCATCGAGCCAGAAAGCCTAACCACGAACGAGCTCTACCCTAATGGCGTTTCAACCAGCTTGCCTTTCGCAGCACAAATTGAATACATTCAGGCGATGAAGGGGCTGGAAAAGGCCTTTATTACTCGCCCTGGTTACGCAATCGAATACGATTTCTTTAATCCACAAGGCTTATATCACCACCTCGAAACCAAGACCATCCGCAACCTCTTCTTTGCTGGTCAGATCAATGGCACCACAGGCTATGAAGAAGCTGCGGCACAAGGGCTTCTGGCTGGTATCAACGCCGCACTGCGCGTCCAGCAACGAGACCCTTGGTATCCACAACGTGAGCAAGCCTATATCGGCGTCTTGGTCGATGACCTCGTTACTCAAGGAACATCAGAGCCCTACCGCATGTTTACCTCGCGTGCCGAATATCGCCTGCTGTTACGCGAAGACAATGCCGATGCACGCCTAACCGCAATTGGTCATGAGCTTGGCGTTGTCGGAGAAGAGCACTACCGCGCATTCAGCGAGAAAATGGAGGCCATTGAGCGTGAGCAAGGCCGCCTTGCACAAACTTTGGTTCGCCCAACACAGCTACCAGAACTCAAGCAGCCTGTTCATGCCATTGAACTGCTCAAGCGACCTGAAATTGATTATGCGACGCTAGCCGCATTGCCTGAATTCGACGCCCCTGAACTCGACCCAGCCGTCATTGAGCAAATTGATATTCATGCAAAATATGCTGGATACATTGCCAGACAACAAGACGACGTCGCAAAAATGCGTGGTCAACGCGAGCAAGCACTTCCTACACCGTTTGACTACTTGGCTGTGCGCGGGCTTTCTTCCGAAGTTGCAGAGAAGCTACAGCGGATTCAGCCAATAAGTATGGATCAGGCTGCTCGTATTCCGGGGGTCACACCTGCGGCTTTATCGTTATTGCATATTTACCTGAAAAAACACCATATCAACACACGAGAATCAATTTCATGA
- a CDS encoding alpha/beta hydrolase yields MLYYHCEGKGSPLLLLHSGGMAGEEWQPQIDALAKRHRVIVPDLPGHGRSPLEGERLTVDGMGEAVIALLDELGVEQTHVCGSSMGGAVALWLTLNYPQRIKRLVVYRITYRKNTGTHEQTQSMADPGYWQRFGLHKWLSKLHEPQGGAEAWKKVIARVSQALDPQTSAHSHQLEDLQRIKNPTLLIVGDRDPVAPLGDVLDMYRTIPSAGLWVMPFASHITATNTWRSDAFSEEVLRFLAKPID; encoded by the coding sequence ATGCTTTATTATCATTGTGAAGGTAAAGGTTCGCCGTTATTATTGCTACACAGTGGTGGCATGGCCGGTGAAGAATGGCAGCCGCAGATTGATGCGCTTGCCAAGCGCCACCGCGTGATTGTCCCCGATTTACCGGGGCATGGTCGCTCACCGCTTGAAGGTGAAAGGCTTACTGTGGATGGTATGGGTGAGGCGGTGATTGCATTACTTGATGAACTTGGCGTTGAGCAGACGCATGTTTGCGGGTCTTCTATGGGAGGCGCAGTCGCTTTATGGTTAACATTAAATTATCCACAGCGTATTAAGCGCTTGGTTGTTTACCGCATCACATACCGTAAAAATACGGGAACCCATGAACAAACCCAAAGCATGGCTGACCCTGGATATTGGCAGCGCTTTGGATTGCACAAATGGTTGTCTAAGCTTCATGAGCCACAAGGTGGCGCTGAGGCATGGAAAAAAGTGATTGCCCGTGTTAGCCAAGCTCTTGATCCGCAGACTTCTGCACATAGTCACCAGCTTGAAGATTTACAGCGAATAAAAAATCCGACTTTGTTGATTGTCGGTGACCGTGATCCAGTCGCTCCGCTGGGTGATGTTTTGGATATGTATCGCACCATACCGTCAGCAGGCCTTTGGGTAATGCCATTTGCGAGCCATATTACAGCGACCAATACTTGGCGCAGTGATGCATTCAGCGAAGAAGTTTTGCGCTTTCTTGCAAAGCCAATAGATTGA
- the pfkB gene encoding 1-phosphofructokinase yields MEKVITVTPNPAIDLTMHVSDWERGRVNRGEDMFVTPGGKGLTVALNLAEAGIHSRVTGWMGAHNDAPFTRAFEAHDIVDDFIRYPGDTRRNIKIVDNSNGETTDINMPGQNVSTELLQQQLDYLDREVDENTVLVFGGSLPPGIEKDFYARMAAKYRDKCRYLVIDTSDRALKAMMNADVLPHVIKPNIHELEGLTGRSIETAEDIVEQAREFIARGVKLAVVSAGEKGAWFVTEDTVIHAQPPKVKVASTVGAGDAMVAGTVRGLLLNRPLEEIARTATAYSVANIMAVGISLPPQDEIERIREKVTITKE; encoded by the coding sequence ATGGAAAAAGTAATAACCGTGACTCCTAATCCGGCCATTGACCTGACTATGCACGTTTCAGACTGGGAGCGTGGGCGCGTTAACCGCGGGGAAGATATGTTCGTTACACCAGGTGGTAAAGGGCTGACCGTTGCGTTAAATCTCGCAGAGGCTGGAATTCATAGCCGTGTTACCGGGTGGATGGGGGCACACAATGATGCACCATTTACTCGTGCTTTTGAAGCGCATGACATCGTTGATGATTTCATTCGTTACCCGGGTGATACTCGCCGTAACATAAAAATCGTTGATAACAGCAATGGCGAAACAACCGACATCAATATGCCTGGTCAAAACGTCAGTACTGAATTGTTGCAGCAGCAGCTTGATTATCTTGATCGTGAAGTTGACGAGAATACGGTTCTTGTTTTTGGTGGATCGTTGCCACCGGGTATTGAAAAAGACTTTTATGCGCGTATGGCTGCGAAATATCGTGATAAGTGCCGTTATTTGGTGATAGATACCAGTGATCGTGCATTAAAAGCAATGATGAATGCTGATGTGTTGCCGCATGTCATCAAACCTAATATTCATGAGCTGGAAGGCTTGACTGGTCGCTCGATTGAGACCGCTGAAGATATCGTTGAACAGGCAAGAGAGTTTATCGCTCGTGGAGTTAAACTCGCAGTGGTATCGGCTGGAGAAAAAGGGGCATGGTTTGTAACCGAAGATACTGTTATTCATGCACAGCCGCCAAAAGTCAAAGTGGCTAGTACGGTTGGCGCTGGTGATGCCATGGTTGCCGGGACAGTTCGTGGCTTGCTGCTGAATCGTCCTTTGGAAGAAATTGCACGCACAGCGACTGCGTACAGCGTCGCCAATATTATGGCTGTAGGGATTTCTTTGCCGCCACAAGATGAAATTGAACGTATTCGTGAAAAAGTAACCATCACTAAAGAGTAA
- a CDS encoding NAD-binding protein, with product MNDIVYLILRQIRRPALILLSAYSVAVLGMSLIPMVGEDGEMTYLSVFQSFYWVSYTATTIGYGEVPVPFSDWQRIWVAFSIYYTVPAWLYAAGKIIALMQDPTFQHALEESRFARRVLSQRERFVIICGFGEAGQRLVSSFLADDYQCVVIEQDQNRVNRMSLDPALHRVLAIQGDASDVELLEKAGIGSPHCRAVIAITDEETVNIKVALAARLLSSDRSRFKVICRTFTRRGSANAKSFATDVVINTNRIFTERLTIGLRRPSIAKLMSLMHAKPGTEHHYAPQPPRGHWIICGYDNLGKTLERFLDYEGVDTTIIDTGIEAKDRHVIGTGTEAVTLREARIDRATAIVAGRTNDPDNLSIVMTAKSMHPSLFVVGKQNRSSNHRLFDVAGFDSVMEEAELIVSKSFPEVARPLMSRFLVLLRHQNEKWGKAMLERIEALAGNHVPYQYILRIDEQRAPAVVKELANGHLLRMQSLWMHPHQPDTQHDAIPLLLLRNKQEILLPKPATALQKDDRVLIIYKERIVEQRIHRAAIDEGELYYAMHGKEHTRSLLMNYIFNKLD from the coding sequence GACGGTGAGATGACTTATCTCAGTGTCTTTCAGTCATTTTATTGGGTGAGCTATACCGCGACGACGATTGGTTATGGTGAAGTGCCGGTGCCATTTTCCGATTGGCAGCGTATCTGGGTTGCATTCAGTATTTATTACACCGTTCCGGCCTGGCTTTATGCGGCCGGTAAAATTATCGCACTAATGCAGGATCCAACTTTCCAGCATGCACTGGAAGAGAGCCGCTTTGCACGTAGAGTATTGTCGCAGCGCGAGCGTTTTGTGATTATTTGTGGCTTTGGTGAAGCTGGGCAACGGTTGGTGAGTTCTTTTTTGGCTGACGATTATCAGTGTGTGGTGATTGAGCAAGACCAGAATCGAGTCAACAGGATGTCACTCGATCCAGCCTTGCATCGAGTGCTTGCGATACAAGGTGATGCGTCTGATGTCGAATTACTTGAGAAAGCTGGAATTGGTTCGCCGCACTGCCGTGCTGTCATTGCCATCACCGATGAAGAAACGGTGAACATTAAGGTAGCACTGGCAGCACGCTTGCTTTCCAGTGACCGTTCTCGCTTCAAAGTGATTTGTCGTACCTTTACCCGGCGTGGCAGTGCCAATGCAAAATCATTTGCGACGGATGTTGTCATCAATACGAACCGAATCTTTACAGAAAGGCTGACCATTGGCTTGCGCCGACCGTCCATTGCCAAGCTGATGTCGCTTATGCATGCCAAACCAGGCACGGAGCATCACTATGCGCCGCAGCCACCGCGCGGGCACTGGATTATTTGTGGCTACGACAATCTCGGGAAAACGCTTGAACGCTTTTTAGACTATGAGGGCGTAGATACGACCATCATAGATACAGGCATAGAAGCCAAAGATCGCCACGTTATCGGGACGGGCACCGAAGCTGTGACCTTGCGTGAAGCACGCATAGACCGTGCGACTGCGATTGTTGCCGGGCGCACGAATGATCCGGATAACCTCTCTATTGTGATGACAGCAAAGAGTATGCATCCGTCGCTGTTTGTAGTGGGTAAACAGAACCGCAGCAGTAATCATCGTCTGTTTGACGTGGCTGGTTTTGATAGCGTCATGGAAGAGGCTGAATTAATCGTCAGTAAAAGTTTCCCCGAGGTAGCTCGCCCACTCATGAGCCGCTTTTTGGTTTTGCTGCGCCATCAGAATGAAAAGTGGGGCAAAGCCATGCTCGAAAGGATTGAGGCATTGGCTGGTAACCATGTTCCATACCAATATATTTTGCGCATTGATGAGCAGCGTGCTCCAGCAGTTGTTAAAGAGCTGGCAAATGGCCATTTATTGCGTATGCAGAGCTTGTGGATGCATCCACACCAGCCGGATACACAGCACGATGCGATTCCGCTGTTATTGCTGCGTAACAAACAAGAGATATTGTTACCAAAGCCTGCTACCGCACTGCAAAAAGATGATCGTGTTTTGATTATCTATAAAGAGCGGATAGTGGAGCAGCGGATTCATCGTGCAGCCATTGATGAGGGCGAGCTGTACTATGCGATGCACGGCAAAGAACATACGCGATCATTATTAATGAATTATATTTTCAATAAATTGGATTAA